From the genome of Solanum stenotomum isolate F172 chromosome 5, ASM1918654v1, whole genome shotgun sequence:
TTGCCTTATCATCATCCAATTGCAAAGGTAAGCACTCTGGCAATATGTTTCAGACAGATCCTCAAACtacaatttaatttaaaatgggGTACTCAAGAATTGCTTCCAATTATCAAATGCTAACTTTTGTAGGTGGTCATAAGCTTTTCATCTCCATCACCTTTTTACTGGGATAGATAATAAACAAGTCCACCAACGTTatgactaaaaaaaattaaatgggaCCAGTCTTTCTCATATCAAACAAATGCTTTAAATATATGGATATTAATCACTGGTCATGAAACCTAAACAAGCTATTCGAACCAAATAAGCAACAAATGTACCAACATGAGCataaaaagaaattgagggtTAAGCAAGGGGAGGAGGCAGCATATAATGAGGGGGTTCGGACCCCCTCGgggaaaaatattactatttatacatggttaaaattattttttaggtatgtataatagatgtcgaacccccttccactagttcgtgtgtttacttctcagattttgaacccccttgttAAAATTTCTGGCTCTGCCACTGGGTTAAGCCATGCAGCCATGCATGGCAAAATAATTCAAGATCAGGACATGTTTACCGTTTGAGCATTAAGCATGTAATAAAAGCTGTTTCGAATACTTAGTTACACAATCCAACTTTACGGGTGATTATTAAGAACCCcctatttttgtccaaagtgaaTTTAATACCCCCTAACAGGTGTTCTGGAAAAAGATGTGCTATCATTTGTCTTAAATCGCGTGAGAAGAGAAAATACCAAAAGCAGCCAAACTCATATACTTGTCATCTTCTTattggtttttttaaaaaaaagtaactgtacttaattagtttttataacatttttcattttaggttttttttattctttttccatttttttattttgttctttattcttctttcttGTTTGTCTTCTTCCCAATCACCTTTCTTCCCTAAACAGACAAACATATCTTTCTTTCTCCACTCCCTTAATACCACTATTAATTTCAATTCTACCTTCACTCAGAGATATATTACATTCTCTTTCACCATAGTTAATGTAGTTTTCGGGAACATAATATTGAGGAACAATAGGTGAtaaattattggtcaaaatataTTATCCTCCTCCTTACACTATGTTTTCGTAGAGAAATTTGTTGGTGAATTTAGTATTAGGGTCTATTTGGAAAGCCACTAGATAATTAGAATTGGCATAtttactagggtagtaattacaCATCCTAGTAATTACAACGTAGTCAAGCTAGGGGACAAAGGCTCCGACTTCAATCAAGTGAAGTGCATAAGGATGAGGAAGGCAAGGTGTTGGTGGAAGAAACCTCCATTTAGTAAAGATGACAAGCTTACTTCCACAAACTCCTGAAAGGAGAAGGGAACAAAAACATTGTATTGGGTGAGTTGGCGTACTTTGAAAGACTTCGGGCACTATAGGTATTTTAGGGTTAAGGAGGTTATACATGCTATTAGTAGGATGAATAGAGCAAGAGCGACCAAACCTGATGGGATTTCGGTGGAATTTTGGAAGTGCATAGAGAAGCCAGGTATGAAGTTGTTAACTAGGTTGTTTAATGCAATTTTTAAGACCGCAAAAATGCCTGACAAATAGAGATGTAGTACAATGGTTCCATTGTACAAGTGATATCCAAAATTGTAACAATTATAGGGGTATAAAATTGTTAAGTCACACTATGAAGGTTTGGGAGAGAGTCGGGGAGAAGACTGTGAGGAGAGGGGTGTCCATTTCCAAGAATGAACTTGGATTCATGCTGAGACAATCGACTGCTGAAGCATTCATCTTGTGCGGAGACTAGTGGAGAAATATAGGGAAAGAAAGAGAGACCTACATATGGTGTTTAGTTACCTTGAAAAAGTCTATGACAAATTCCCAAGGGATATCCTCTAGAGGTTCTTGAGGCTCGAGGTGTTTTGATGGTTTAGATTAGGACGATAAAGGACATCTGAAATGAAGTTAAGACTCGAGTTAGAATGGTGTGAGGAAACTCAGAGTACTTTCCGGTTGAGATGGGGCTGCCCCAGGGATCAGTTCTTAGCTCTCCTCTTTGCCTTGGTGATGGATGAGTTAACGCGGTCTATTCATGAGGAGGttccatggtgtatgttatttgccaaTGCCATAGCACCGATTGATGAACAGTGCTAATACTAGGTTGGAGGTTTGGAGACAACTCTGGAGTCCAAAGGTTCAGGTTGAGCAGGACCAAGATGGAATATTTGGAGTAATTTCAGTGTTGCGTTGGATAAAGCAAACGTGGAAGTGAGGCTTGCCACACAGAATATTACAAAGAGAGAAATTTTTTTGTATCTTAGGTTGGTAATCCAGGGTAGTGGGGACATCGACGATGATGTCACAAATCACATTGGGGAGGCATGGATGCAATGGAGGCCTGCCTCTAAAGTCTTGTGCGATAAGTAGGTACCACttaacttaaaggtaagttctaaaAAGTGGTGATTAGATCGATTGTGTTGTATAGGGTGGAgtgctatgttgctcggactcttcaaaaatgccaacgggtgcgtgtcggattcgccaaaagtagtgtatttttgaagaatccgagaCGGGTGCGGCagcaaaagtgaagagtccgcgcaactaaGGTGGAGTGTTGGCCAATCAAGAAGTCACATGTCCAGAAGATGCATGTTgtggagatgaggatgttgagatggatgtgttgGCATACTAAGAGCAacaagattaggaatgaggttatccaGAGAAACTGAGAGTGGCCTATGTGGCAGACAagatgagggaagcgagacAAATGATTTGGGCATGTGAAAAGGAGGTGCAAGAGGTTGGATGTTGGGGGTACGCGAAGGGGAAGAGGTAGGCCAAAAAAGTATTAGAGAGAGGTGATTGGACAGGATATGGCGTAGCTTCATAATATTGAGGACATGACTCTAAATAGGAAGAAGTGGAGGTTGCGTATTAGGATAGAAGGTTAGTAGAGATAGAGTGTTGTCTTGCCTTGCAAAGGTTTAGGATTATTAGTGTCAGTAGTAGTGCTAGTTGTACCCTTGTAGTTTTGGCCATATGTTGTTTCTTGTATTTCAACtatcacactattttttaaaataacaaaaaaaaaaattaaaaaaattatgacttgGTGTCTGGGCCAAATTTCgcacacctcgactaattccatcagatacctgccacctccaccaaggctagggcagatgggaagaatcacctagtattttatttgtatccaCTGAGTTTTGAACCTAAGACCTCATTTTTGaaataacaaatcaaatagtaataaaacaaataaattgaattcaaaaatataacttaaattcaaaatccaaaaaagaaaGTTTAACATAATTATGAATACTCTTATGTCCAATTCAACATAATACAAAGTAAGCTTCAATAGAACTTAAGTAAATACAATCCAAAAGAAAGGGAAAGCATAAGTCTATAACCTCATTCCACAACAAAATTCTACTCAAATAACATCACCTCATTGTATATCAAGTGTGTTAATGACTCATTCtttctaatatatataatttcaaaaactagaataataatgtagCTACAcacaaaaagattaaaaaaacaaataaaaaatggaatCACAAGGACTAAAAGTTGGGaatgagaagaaagaaaataaaagaaaaatacatttagaacttaaaaataattttaaatgtaaaaatacaaaaaattaaattaaattaatagaaaaaataaattatgaagaaaagaaataaaaataaaaatacacgggaaataaatttaaaagtaacCTCGTTGTTATATGATGCAATTGCACTCAATTCTCAACCCCCTTGAAAATTGGAGAGTGCAATTATCCACTCCCTATTACACCCAATTCCCTTCCAAGTAATTGCATGCCCAAACAAATTGGTCAAACTGTGTAATTACACCCAATTACACTGAAATCCAATTACCATATGGCATTCCAAACAAGCCCttaattaaacaaaatgaagaaggaaaaagtggaataaaataaattagaaatcaAGGGAAATTTTTCAATTGCCTGGCCCCTGGGAAGATTTGTGCTCATCGGCACCATTTTTTCCTACAAGATGGTGATTCATTTTATTCACTTTATCTCAACGATCTAGGTGTGTGCTGGattatttttatcacttttttctCCTGTTTTCTGTGCTTAAAAATGTTACTGATACTCTGATAGTTTTGAAAACAATATTAGACTAGGACAATATATTGTAGGTTGTGTTGTTGGCAATGGCTGTAGGTGTATATTGATGTTGACAGCTCAGGATGATGGTGAttggaaattaaaaataaaataaaaggagaacATGAAGTAGTCGAGTAACAGTTGAAGCAAAGGGAGTCGTGGAGTGGTAGAATGTCCGTGGGAGAAGAGGGAATGGCAGAAGtatatgaaatttgaaggaGATGGTGGAAGTGGAAAAAAGTGTAAATGGAgtgattaaaaaattaagtggattttcactgggtatgttgtttgAGGTGGCATATGACGTGGCTGTGTGTGTAACATACTGCCCCTCATTAGATTGGATCTTCATCTTCAAAAGGGTATTAAATTCACTTCGGACGAAAAAATAGGGGGGTAAATAATCACCTGTGAAGTTGAATTATGTAACTAAGTTTTCAGGACAAGTTTATGAGGGgcattttatgtattttctcaatgtttttttttactacaTTAAGAAGACCACTGATGCACAGAAACTCTCAAAGTTCCTGGTCCCTCAATTTCTGCCACTACATGTTTATTGTGCTTCAGTtatcatttcattttgttatGTTTATTGTTCCTTTTCTTTGTCTGTTTTAGAATGATTCCCCTATTATTTGTGATGTCTTCCTTGCTTttgttttctccttttaaatTTGCTTTGATATGCGTTACTTGAGCCAAGGGTCTTCCGAAAACCTCTCTACCTCGGGTAAGGTATGCCTACAcactaccctccccagaccccactgtgggattacactggtcATGTTCTACTGATGCACAGAAACAAAAAGTCAAACAGAACATATACCATTTCACAGCTAATATCTATAATAAATAACTGCAAATTCAATGACAGAAATACCAGCTGCAGCTtcatcttttcttgattttgaacAGATCTCAAAAGTAGAGACAGATCTTCTCGGAAGCAATGGGCAGTTAGAAACTGAGACTCCATCTCAAGGACCTGGAGTGATGAAAATTGCTCAGAAATTGCAAACATGATGCCATTGTTCAGAGCTATAAGCCAAACCACAGTTATGGGCGGCAGACAGTAGGATTATAACACCACTGGCAGAGTTGAGGTATAGTGAATGTGAAAGTGAAGGGATCATGACATGGTACTATCAAGGAGCTCGTGGATAAGATGGATAAACTGTACCTCATGTTTGCTTATGCATTAAGTGTAGGAGCTGAGGTCTATGTTGCTCGAACCCTCCAAATATGTTCTCGCACAGGTGCCGGATtatccaaaaatacactattttgaAGTATCCGACACACCCATCgatatttttaaagagtccGAGTAACATAGGCTAAAGTTGTCTACCTCTGAATAATTCGACTATGTACAACTATTATATGTAGtaagaaaatttataaatattagttgGGAGTGGCAGCGCTTGGTGTGGGTCATCAGGAGGGAAAGGGTCAAAGATGAACTTTTCATCCCTATCCGGAtgagggtcttcttcttttgatAAGAACCTAACAATTAAGGAGGGGTTTCTCATAGGCAGGATTAACCAATTAAGTATGGATTACAGTATGAGTGAACTGTTAATACACAGGTAGATCAGATCTCTAATCCTGTCCCCCTCCTTCAAAACAAACTAGAAGCTGGATTAATATCTGCACGATGCACCACCATACTAACCTGCTTTGAACAATCATTAAATTCAGCAGTGATCTCACTGCATAGCTGTTGGTAAGTTGATTCTACTCCTGAAGCCATATAATCTTCAAAACCTCTGCAAGTCAAAGGGCATGAGCAGACCATTTAGAACTGCAACACATCCAGactaaaagataaaagaaagatTATACATTTTTATGCTCTAAAAGAAAACACAAACCGCAGGTCATAGCAATCAAAATTGACATGAAAGAAGCAACAGTCAAGATAATCAGATCATATAGGTTTCTGCCCATAAATGGTGCAAATTAGGATTGAGAAACAGAATTACTTACTGATAACTAAAACATCATTTCAGTAAGCAatgactattttttatttactttttagtttttacttTTTGATGACTGCGTTGTTTGGGCCAGCTTTCgcacacctcgactaattccatggAATACTTTCCACCTCCCATCAGCAATAAGTACCGAGTAgctctgtccaccaaggctgaagaatcacctagtgttttttgtctCCGTTGAGTTTTGAATGACACCTCAAGGTTCTAAACCACTTCAttaaccactaggccacacccttgggtgccaGTAAGTAATGACTACTATAAGGCTTGAATGTCATATCAATTACCCATCTCCATCATCTTCCATGCTTGTTCTCTTACCtcctttactttttcttttttagtcttttCAGGGTTAGCATACTGTGGTTTCCAAGGCATCATTGGAATTTGGCAAAATAAAATGATCCTTTCTTCTGATCAGCAAATAATTGTTTTCATTTAAATAGAGGAACCAAGGAGGTTCTACATGAtttgtaaacaaaaaaaaagtcaactCCAATGAGATCAATCGGTCCATATAATAAGCTATTACATTCACATATCTATGTTTATTataccccaaaaaaaaaaaaaaacatagtatCTCAGAACACAGAATCTGTGCATGGTGTGCGAACTTCTTAGCAGCTTCTATTTCTTTCCTTGAAAATAGGCAGGGGAGTCATTTCCCTGAAGATTCTGATGTGTTTGGCTGGCCAATAATTACTTGCTCAACATGGAATTGAGTGTAATTGAGGTGGGAAATAACTCGTCAATTCTCAAGAGAGAGGTAAGAATTGCCAGTAATTATTTAGAAACTGtttcaaaaaaaacaaaaatgaattgCCGGTAATTATTACAAGGtgacttttcaaattcttttagtTTTCACTATCAAATGTATTATTCTTTTAACACTCTTCTCTTCCGTTCTTTTTTTCTCGTCTTCCAAAGATGTATTGCTTTTGGTGCTATTACATTTTTTATGAGCTTTTATATCTTAAAGTATCTTACATTAGCTGGAACACCCCTGGAAGGCAGCACTAACAAAAGCAAATGGGGAATCGTCCCAGCAGAGTAATATGGTGGACTATATGGAAGGAGAGAAATTTCTAAGTGCTTTGAAGGCAACAGCAGCTCTATACAAAAGTTAAAACTGAGTGCATTATTAGATTTTGTTATTGGTGTAGTTCAGATTTTAAAAACAGAATAAATACACTCTTGATTGATGATGTAGCACAGAAAGTTTGCTCACTCTTATAAGCATGTGACGTGCAAAATAAGTTTAAAACTGATTAGTAcatctaaatttcattttttaattggaTACATCACATTTATTTACactaaattaattatcattatttttttaaattgacgggtttttttctcttcctttttcctttcatttcttatttattttcttttgtttttccaaACAGACAGTCAATCACCACTTACTATATTGTTTTCTTGTCAAAAGGATGTATCTGTTCAGAGCATCATTTGTTTTGCTCCTATTTTGgatgaatattttaaattcatgGTAGCTAGTTCTAATAAGTTCCATCTTACTTAATCATCcgtttgaaaaaagaaattgatcaCCACTGCCTATAGTCACTGGTCACAGCAACACTACCGACAGAGAACCACAGCTGACTATCACCTCTTTTCTCCCGTTTGTTTTTCCTCTTCCCTGGACCATTTCatcattccaaaaaaaaaatcattttttgtctCCCAAAATGATCATCAGCACAGCCATCCACCATAGCCACCTTTTTAACACAGCAATCCACCATAGCCGTTAACACACAAATCAGTCTGGAGGTCTCCACCATCTTCCTCCCTTTCACCACTGGCTTCCACAGCCATTACTTTCCAACTCTCCTCTCACTACAAAAATTCCAAATCTAGAGAAAATCCCCACCTAAAAAATCACTTCCAATTCAATCTTCAATCTCATCACTACCCCTAGGTATAAAACGCATTGGAGATTAATTAGTGAAAGCAACTAATCAAAGGAGTAAAAAGATGGGCCAAACTTCAGTATCCTTGAGAAGAAAGGTGTCCATAGGattttttaaggtgtttccTCACATGGATTTTTGAAGCCATTATCATCCTTTTACTGATGGAAGAAAGGGCGTTGGTGAGATTGAGACTTCAAAGAAAGGGGaacgaaaaagaaaaggaaagaaaatggaataagagaaaagaaaagaagaaaaaaagggatagggagaatatttttctttaaaagaaaaatagaaatatacaCTTCAGGTGCGTAAATTTTACCCGTTCATACAAAACGAGTCCTCATGTTTTAGGTGTTTATTTATTCTGTTTTAAGAAGTATAGGGGTAATAGGATGGACACAGTATAAGTTTGTAGCTAAAAATCCGAAATAAGTTCAAGGATGCTTTTTTGCCTTTAGAAAACTAAATTTGTATttggtaatatatttttaaggaaaaacaagtaTGTAAAATACCTAGTTATAACtgataatatttaatatttttgaacaCACATATATTTGCAATACTTTAAAGCTCATTTACTTGTTCATCTGAAAAAgaactatttgattttttatatgaattgcACAATGTCAATTTATGTGAAGCTATTTGATGGGTCATGGACCAgcgagtttaagaaagaaaggatgaCTTTTAGAACTTGTTGTCTTACAATTGTCATAgtccctctgtttcaatttgtttgaccttctttcctttttagtgggtgtttggattggcttaattTAAGTGGCTTTTGGATTTTAAGCTCCTTTTAGTTTTGGAATTGTTTGGGAAACAAACACTTTTTTTAAGGCTggaaaagtttttcttttttaaaaaaaagagccAAAAAGCCAAAAGTTGGGTGTCCCAAACTTATGGCTTTTAGCTTATAGCATACAAGTCACTTTAAAAAAGCCAATCTAACACCTCCTTCGTCCGTTTCAAAAGGGatgtctctttccttttttggaaaCTCTATAGTTTCAACTTTCCACatgcatgtttaagaccacaaaattaaaggtcattttggtacattctacatatcttcAATCTAAGACCACGAGATTCAAAGGTCTGcattactttcttaaactccgtgtcaagtcaaaacaggacaatcaaattgaaatggagggagtttctcaataagggtaaaatgataatttcACTAAACCTTCCAAATTTAGAAAGAGGTCGTTCTTCTTTGGACCGACTAAACATAATAGGCTCACATAAATTGAACAAGATGAGggtaatttttatattttaaaactaaaaaatatttaactcagtaatttatatttttatgaaaatatctaTGTCAGTAATTGTATTTACTCGTTTTCAACCAAACATAACACTAAAAATTACATTGTTATCAGTTTATGTCAAACAACCAGGTATTTTTTGTAATTACTATATTCTGTAATTTATAACTCTAGTAATTATACAGTAGTTTCCAAACAAACCCTTGATCTTTCCTAGCATGACACAGGCAATTCCATATAACTGCAGGGATTATGCAGCTAGAACTGTGTAGTGCAAGAAAAGATGGTTAAAGATTATTCACCTGTTTAAAACATATAACATCTAGTTCGACAGTGGATGCTTTGTTTAAGTATGTCAAGGTTTTTTAATTCTATAGGGAAACAAGGTATTACATTTGGTTGGAGGTAACTCAAATGCAAAATTTTGGAAGATGTATAAGCTCATCAACAATAGGTATACCTGGATGACAGTCGAAATTGGGATGTTCGGTTTACAATTGTTGGCACTTGGCAATGCATGTTGTTGTCATCGTTGGTCCTAATACTCCATAAATTTGATTTAAGGAGATGTAAGCATATCCTGAGAGGTTGAGGGACCAAGCTAGAGCAATGTTTTGGAAACTTAACATGAAAGTAAATGGTACAAATGAAGAAAATAGGTGGGGAAATGTAAGAGTAAGCGTTCAAGTACTGGTGTTATGACATTAAAGGTGGAAGATCCTCCCTAACAAGGATGACAGGTCTATGTTGAAGTTGATAAATAGCTAGGTGCTACTTCTAAATGAAGAAAGAGGGCTAAGAATCCACACAGTACCTTGAAGATGGAACGCAACATAGATTTGATTTCAGTTTCCCTTTGTATGTATGCTCTTATTAGCTCAATTTAAGGTTAGGTTTTGGAGGAAAGGATTTCATTTGGCATAGCAGAAGGCGTGTTTAGCTAATTTATTCTGTTATTCGGTTTGCAGTTTCAAAAACCCAAATAAATACTCAAAAAGACAAATAGACAAGATTTGGTAGCAGAAAATCAATCTCCTTACCGCTTCAGCCTCGCATAAGCTTCGGCTCTTCGTTGCTGCACACCCACAAATCTTCGAAGCACTGCCACAATTTTCAATGGATCGCTCTCTCCGTAATTACCTTCCTCCGAAATTTCTACCTTCTTCTCGAATTCTTCCACCATGCTCGACTTCATACCTCTATCTCATCTATTTCTCCCCCAATTCCCTACAAAATCAAAGctttattgattttatattgGGCGTGTGAAagagtttttggctaaaaacattCATATACTATCCTCAAAACCTAATGTACATCCTTAAAGTATCCATGTAAACAAATAACATCCTTAAAGTTTCACAAAATTGGCAGGTTTCATCCTTCTGTTACTAGCCGCTTAAAATTTAACAGAAAATTCACGTAATTTCACAACCAcataatcaaaaagaaaaaaaaacactcaaagTGAAAGAAATATAGCATGGCAGAAAGTTATTCGCATGTATAGctgtttgtttatttttcaaatgatcatataattaatttgatattaatgatgtctcacaaaaaaatattattttgttttatatttaaaaatattctttttccaATTTCTTTTTGACTTTAGATATTTATTACATTGGAACTAAATGTAATTATCACATATCCttctcaaaaaatataattatcacaTATTCAAGAATCCaacataaaaatttcaaatcaaataatatcgaatcaaatttcagaaaaatgaattagatggaatgaatttcaattttttcaaattgaaaaaattgaaccaaaattttcaaaatcgaACAAAACAAATGTCCACAAAAAAATCACTACAAAGATTGTCAATTTCACGGTATCTaaatttcgttttttttttaaattgcatgaaacttttatgatttatttcaatAGTTGATAGCacgttttattaaaaatataaattttgtttagtAAGTGGAATCCTCTTCACCTTTGGGTTGGGACTTGGGTGGAGCACATATATCCTgcattttcttaaactttttttttttcttttcgtgTTTTCTTTGGACATGTGAAAGTCACGTTTTTTGCATGTGATTTTGAAGCTCTCGTTAGTTTCTTAACGGTGGCACATTGAAAGGATGAGAGTtgttaactttgagaaatgtaAAGGATGTTTTTTgcttacaaaaatataataaggatGTAGGTTAAGTTAAAGGTATAGTACAAGGATGTTTTTGGTTAAAATTAGAGATATTTAAATGGATTGAAATACAAATCATGTTAGGTCTTAACCCACTCAAATTTACTTTGGATTTAAATGTCCTTAAAAACGATTGGTTTTGACCCGCCTAATTTGATTTgtttaatctcaataattttaatatattgttatttaaattttataaccacagtttgaattttaactaaagaaaaattagaaaaaaagaaattacaaatcattagataaattctaaaaagatataaaatagatagtagTTTATACCTTTAATTATAGGCTTAAGTAATCAGCGGCTCTTAAAGTTGTCTGCATAATCCACTTAGACAGGACTATTACCTATTAGACACTTtaatattaaagaatatatatctaTTGAACATAAAATgagaacttttttaaaaaatgttctGTGTGTAATTCACACGCGTTGTCTTaaaacaatcacaaataaaattacgACACATGGCACATGGACCCAGTCTagcaataaaatataattttcaatttaaaaaaataaaaaatcctttCCAGCCTTCAATTAAtgatcacaaaaaaattaaaaaagaaaatctccCCCA
Proteins encoded in this window:
- the LOC125864911 gene encoding uncharacterized protein LOC125864911 isoform X1, producing the protein MKSSMVEEFEKKVEISEEGNYGESDPLKIVAVLRRFVGVQQRRAEAYARLKRGFEDYMASGVESTYQQLCSEITAEFNDCSKQVLEMESQFLTAHCFREDLSLLLRSVQNQEKMKLQLTATIQVLKRAGRPSERLVSHENCRFSKPTGHECVHIQKITEASGTEEAEADAEFDNALKEAINGVQDAVTAINEHLEEVRYEIAALED